The region GGTTTTGTTTACGTCGAGAACCACCCCCTCCAGGCTAAGGAGGAAGATGGCGTCCCCCGAGTTGTCGAAAACCGCGCGGAAACGCTCCTGGCTGCGGGAGATGGAGCTCTCGAAGCGCTTGCGCTCGGTAACGTCTATGAAAAACGAAGCCATTTCGCCGGGGGCGGTCTGGAGGGCGTGAACCTCGAAAGCGCCTTTGACGTTCCCGTCCTCGTAGACGACCTGTTCCGCCTGCCAGAGCTCGCCGTCAAGGCAGGCGCGCCGGTAGCGGTCGGGAATCTCGGTGTTTGCAAGGGAGGGGAAGGCTTCCTCAAGGAATTTGCCGATGAATTTCTGGTTGTCGAAACCCAGGATGCGGTCGGCGGCGGGATTTCCCCCGGTGAAGACGAGTTTTCCACCCTCCTCGTCGAGACGGTAGAGATGCACGCCCATCGGGCTTTTCTCAATGAGGTTCCGAAGACGGCTCTCCGACTGGCGGAGGGATTTTTCCGCCTTCTTTCTTCCCGATATCTCTCTCATCAGCGCCTCGTTGGCGCGGACTACCGAGAAAAAATTGTCCGCCATCTGCTTTTGCGGAAGTTTTTGAACCTCTTTCAGAGGATCGCTCCACTCGCCGCGGTTCGTCACATCGACGGCTACGCCGGTGGCCCCTATTACCTTCCCCGAAGGGTCCCTCACGGCGATCGCGTTAACGGAGAGGAGGGATTTTTCCCCCGTGCAGCCTGTTATGGGAACGCAAAAATTAATTACCGCCTCCCCCAGAAGGACGCGGCGGCAGGCTTCGTTACAATTTTTCGCATCTTCGGCGCTCTGAAAATCCGAGAACTTGCGGCCGTACAGCTCTTCCGGCTCGCAGCCGAAGATAGCGCGCGCCGCCCTCTTGCCGAACCAGGTCAGACGCCCTTCGAGATCAACGGTGTAGATAAAATCGGCCGTCTGCTCCACAAGGTCGCCGGGACTTCTCTCCTGGCCGGTCTCGGGCGGATTTTTCTCCATGAATTCCTTATTCTCCGGGAAAATTGACTGGAAAAACGTTGCGGCGCTTCGCGCGGGTTTTGCCTAAGTTTACCGGGTTAATTTTAAGTAAATCATTGAATGTTTAAAAAAACAGGTTAAATAATCCGAAGGCGGTTTATCTGATTTATTCTCTTTAAAAGTTGCCCGGATGTGGTTTAAGGTCGCTCTCTCACCGCAAAACCCCACAAAAAAAATGCCGGAGGGCGGCTAAGGAGGTACCCGCCGCCTCCGGCAATATCAAAGGCCCTTTGGGGTTGGCGTGTGCTGTGAATCCGTTTCGCAGGGCCCGATTGCTATCTTTTCGTCAACTTTTGCCCGTCACTTTAGCTTTACGGTAAAAAAATGTCCGCACGGATAAACGAAGACCTGGAAAAATCGATAGAGGCGACGTTGCGCTGGGCGCTCGGCTCCGGGAGCTGGCTGACCGATTCGCGCCCCGTGCCGGGGGTCTGCGAAAAGCCCGAAGACCTGCCTGTCCTTTGCAGGCGGGAGGGGAGCGCGCTTCCCGCCCTCAGCGAGAGCCTGGCCGGTTGCCAGAGGTGCAGGCTCCACAAGGGAAGAACCCACATCGTCTTCGGCACGGGCAACCCTCACGCATCCATACTCTTCGTCGGCGAGGGGCCTGGAGCGGACGAGGACAGAATCGGCGAGCCCTTCGTCGGCAAGGCGGGGAAGCTGCTGGACAAGATGATTGCGGCCATCGGCCTTAGGCGCGAGGAGGTCTACATCGCCAACGTCGTCAAGTGCAGGCCGCCGGAGAACCGCGACCCCGCCGAGGACGAGATCGCCACCTGCCTGCCC is a window of bacterium DNA encoding:
- a CDS encoding uracil-DNA glycosylase — translated: MSARINEDLEKSIEATLRWALGSGSWLTDSRPVPGVCEKPEDLPVLCRREGSALPALSESLAGCQRCRLHKGRTHIVFGTGNPHASILFVGEGPGADEDRIGEPFVGKAGKLLDKMIAAIGLRREEVYIANVVKCRPPENRDPAEDEIATCLPFLEKQIEAIAPKVICALGRHAGQSLLKTGDSMGAMRGKTHQWRGIPVIATYHPAYLLRTSSAKRQAWEDLKKVSALAGGVQCG